The Hymenobacter oligotrophus genome segment GCTGGGCTCGAAGCCGGCGCCCGCCACCGAGGCCCCGGTGCAAGAAGCCGGCTTGGCGTTTGCCGGGCCGCACTCGGGCCGTTGGCTGAACTTGTTCAACGCCACGGTGCAGGAGCATTTTGCCGGCCCCAAAGCCGAAGAAGCCAAAGCCACTGCCCGCACCATTGCCCAAAGCGACGAAGCCAGCGCTTAAATGACTGTGCGTGGGTAAACGAACATAAAAGACCGCCAATGCTGAGCTTGTCGGTGGTCGATTACGTAACCTCCCGCCCCTACCGATTTTGTTATAACCCCAACAAAAAAGCCCGGCTGCAAAGACGGGCTTTTTTGTTGGTACGTTGCCTAGGTGCGTTAGCGTTACACCCCCAGCAGCAAACGGGTCGGGTCTTCGAGCAGCTCCTTCACACGCACCAGGAACGACACCGACTCGCGGCCGTCGATAATTCGGTGGTCGTAGCTCAGGGCCAAGTACATCATGGGCCGGATTACCACCTGGCCGTTTTCGGCGATGGGGCGCTGCACGATGTTGTGCATACCCAGGATGGCCGACTGCGGCGCGTTGATAATCGGGGTGCTCATCATGGAGCCGAACACGCCGCCGTTGGTAATGGTGAACGTGCCGCCGGTCATTTGCTCGATGGTGAGCTTGTTGTCGCGGGCCAGCGAAGCCAAACGCACGATTTCCTTCTCAATGCCATCGAACGACAGCTGCTCGGCGTTGCGGATTACAGGCACCACCAAGCCTTTCGGAGCCGATACGGCGATGCTGATGTCGCAGAAATCATTGTACACGATGTCTGTACCGTCGATCTGGGCATTTACGGCCGGCCACTCTTGCAAGGCTACGCAAACCGCCTTGGTGAAGAACGACATGAAGCCGAGGCCCACCGAGTGCTTCTCCTTGAACTTGTCTTTGAACTTGTTGCGCAGGTCCATGATGGGCTGCATGTTCACCTCGTTGAAGGTGGTGAGCATGGCCGTTTCGTTCTTCACGGCTACCAGGCGGCGCGAAACCGTTTTGCGCAGGTTGCTCATCCGCTCGCGGCGCTGGTTGCGGTTGCCGGTAGCAGCCGGAGCAGCAGCTTGGGCCTGCGGTGCAGGGGCAGCTGCGGCCGGAGCGGCAGCCGGAGCAGCGGCTTGCGGCTGCGCTTTCAGGGCGTCCTCTTTGGTGATGCGACCATCGCGGCCGGTGCCTTGCACGTTGGCAGCGTTGATGCCTTTCTCGTCGAGGATTTTGCCAGCAGCCGGCGAAGGCGTACCAGCAGCGTAAGCCGAGCTACCACCTACCGAGGCCGAAGCAGCCGGAGCAGCAGCGGTGGACTGCGGAGCAGCCGCCGGGGCCGCAGCAGCCGAAGCGCCAGCACCCTCGATGCGGGCAATTACCGCCCCGATGCCAATGGTTTCGCCTTCTTTCACGGCGTGGCGCAGCGTGCCGCTAGCCTCCGAAGGCAGCTCAAACGTAGCCTTGTCCGATTCCAGCTCGGCAATTACCTCGTCGCGCGATACTTGCGCCCCATCGGGCTTCAGCCACTTGGCCACGGTTACTTCCGTGATGGACTCGCCCACGGTCGGAATCTTCATTTCTACCGTGCCACCGCCGGCGTTGCCGCCAGCAGTTGCCGGCGCTGCGTTGGTGGGCGTATTAGCCGAGCCAGCCTGCGAACCCCCGTAGCCCGACTGGTTGCTGGCCTGCGGGTTCTGCTCGCCTTGCGTTACCGGGTCGGCTGCACCTAGGGCCGGTGCCGATGCCGTAGCCGAAGCAGCCGCGGGGGCCGTAGCCACGGCACCGTCGCCGCTGATTTCGGCGATAACCGCGCCAATGCCAATGGTTTCGCCTTCGGCCACGCGAATCTTTAGGGTACCGTTGCCCTCGGCGGGCAGCTCAAACGTAGCCTTGTCCGATTCGAGCTCGGCAATTACTTCGTCGCGCTTCACGGCCTCGCCGTCTTTCTTAAGCCACTTGGCGATGGTCACTTCCGTGATGGATTCGCCGACGGCGGGTATTTTAATTTCCAGAGCCATGTACTAGCTGGTGGGAAAGGATGTCGTTGGATATGGGAAAGTAGGAAGCTGCGGCGGATGTAGCGCGAACTTTTAGTTCGTGTTTCGTTGCTAAAGCCCGAACGGCATTGGTCGACGAAAAGCGAACCGAAAGTTCGCGCTACACTCGGCTTAGTCTACGCGCTTAGCCGTGGCGGCCGTGGTCTTGATGTTCTGGTCTTCGACCTCGCTTTGCTTGATGCCGAAGGCCCGGGCCACGATTTGCTTTTGCTCCTGCACGTGCACCTTGTTGTAGCCGGTAGCAGGCGAAGCCGAGGGCTTGCGAGCCACCACATCGGCCAGTTCGCGGCGCATGTAGCGGAGCATGTAGTTCCAGTAGCCCATGTTTTCGGGCTCTTCCTGCACCCAAATCAATTCGGCTTTGGGGTACTTGGCCAGCTCGGCGGCCAGCTGCGTTTGCGGGAAGGGGTGTAGCTGCTCGAGGCGTACAATGGCTACATCCTTATGCTCGCTCTTGGTTTGCTCCTCCAGCAGGTCGTAGTACACTTTGCCCGAGCACAGCAGCACGCGCTTCACTTTTTTGGCGTCGGCGTAGGTATCGCCCAGCACTTCGCGGAAGCCGCCCGAGGTAAACTCCTCTACCGGCGACATGCACAGCGGGTGGCGCAGCAGCGACTTCGGCGACATTACCACGCAGGGCTTGCGGAAATTCCAGGCCAGCTGACGGCGCAGCAAATGGAAGAAGTTGGCCGGCGTGGTGATGTTGGCAACCACCATGTTCAGCTCGGCCGACAGCTGCAGGAAACGCTCGGGACGGGCATTGGAGTGCTCGGGGCCCTGGCCTTCGTAACCGTGAGGCAGTTGCATCACGAGGCCGTTCATGCGCTGCCACTTGCTTTCCGACGACGAGATAAACTGGTCGATCATCGTTTGGGCGCCGTTGGCGAAGTCGCCGAACTGAGCTTCCCAGATAACCAGCGCCGAGGGGTTGGCCATGGCGTAGCCAAATTCGAAGCCCAGCACACCGTACTCGCTTAGCAACGAGTTGTAGATGCGCAGCTCTTCGTGCTCGCCCTCGATGTGGTTGAGCGGCGTATACGGCGCCGAGGTAACGGCATCGTGCAGCACGGCGTGGCGGTGCGAGAAAGTGCCTCGCTGCACATCCTGGCCGCTTACGCGCACAATCTTGTTTTCAAGCATCAGCGAGCCGTACGCCAGCTGTTCGCCGGCCGCCCAGTTGAGCACGCGCGTTTCGTAGAACATCTTGCGGCGCTCTTTCAGCAGATTTTCAATCTGCTTAATGGGCTTAAAGCTCTCCGGAATGGTCGTCAGCGCCTTGGCTACTTTTTCAACCACCGCTTCGCTAATGCCCGTTACCGGCGACTGGTTAAAGTCTTCGGCTTTGGCCCGACCTAGGGTACGCCACTCGTTTTCGAGGGCTTGGTAGTTGTAGGGCAGCGGCTTCTGCTTC includes the following:
- a CDS encoding group III truncated hemoglobin; protein product: MKTAPTSALTDITREADVKTLVDCFCEKVDHDEVLSPVYNAVARVYWPHHLFSMYDFWSSKLLGSKPAPATEAPVQEAGLAFAGPHSGRWLNLFNATVQEHFAGPKAEEAKATARTIAQSDEASA
- the odhB gene encoding 2-oxoglutarate dehydrogenase complex dihydrolipoyllysine-residue succinyltransferase: MALEIKIPAVGESITEVTIAKWLKKDGEAVKRDEVIAELESDKATFELPAEGNGTLKIRVAEGETIGIGAVIAEISGDGAVATAPAAASATASAPALGAADPVTQGEQNPQASNQSGYGGSQAGSANTPTNAAPATAGGNAGGGTVEMKIPTVGESITEVTVAKWLKPDGAQVSRDEVIAELESDKATFELPSEASGTLRHAVKEGETIGIGAVIARIEGAGASAAAAPAAAPQSTAAAPAASASVGGSSAYAAGTPSPAAGKILDEKGINAANVQGTGRDGRITKEDALKAQPQAAAPAAAPAAAAPAPQAQAAAPAATGNRNQRRERMSNLRKTVSRRLVAVKNETAMLTTFNEVNMQPIMDLRNKFKDKFKEKHSVGLGFMSFFTKAVCVALQEWPAVNAQIDGTDIVYNDFCDISIAVSAPKGLVVPVIRNAEQLSFDGIEKEIVRLASLARDNKLTIEQMTGGTFTITNGGVFGSMMSTPIINAPQSAILGMHNIVQRPIAENGQVVIRPMMYLALSYDHRIIDGRESVSFLVRVKELLEDPTRLLLGV